In Chthoniobacterales bacterium, a single window of DNA contains:
- a CDS encoding PIN domain-containing protein, protein MLSMDTNLLLYAFNEASPWHQQAYRWMTSIQRDEDVAVSEFILAEFYGLLRNPAVLKRPLDAAEAVDVIQAYRHHPRWRLLGFPPESRSLHDALWEKAAGKTFAFRRIYDTRSALTMVVQGVTEFATVNTKDFEGVGFRRVWSPLEA, encoded by the coding sequence ATGCTCTCGATGGATACCAACCTGCTGCTGTATGCCTTCAACGAGGCGTCACCGTGGCACCAGCAAGCTTACCGTTGGATGACTTCCATCCAGCGCGACGAGGACGTGGCCGTTTCCGAGTTCATCCTTGCCGAGTTCTACGGCCTGCTGCGCAATCCCGCCGTGCTCAAGCGTCCGCTGGATGCCGCGGAAGCCGTGGACGTCATTCAAGCCTACCGCCATCACCCGCGCTGGCGTTTGCTCGGCTTCCCGCCCGAGAGCCGTTCCCTACACGATGCCCTGTGGGAAAAGGCGGCCGGCAAAACGTTCGCTTTCCGTCGTATTTATGACACCCGCAGCGCCCTGACGATGGTGGTCCAAGGAGTGACCGAGTTCGCCACGGTGAATACGAAGGACTTCGAGGGCGTGGGGTTCCGCCGAGTCTGGAGCCCGTTGGAAGCATGA
- a CDS encoding helix-turn-helix domain-containing protein, translating to MARRLPELGELRLSELKEAWKSERRDWARQRLRVIRLVARHEHSAQEIAEVVGVSRATVFNYLRVFEEKGVEGLLQRDYGIGRPGLISGRLQRELVEKLRCGAFVRAKDVQRWVRERTGRTLSLNALYYQLGKVGGVLRVPRKTHVRKDEAQVAAFRQEAAERLLAMIEDPQRPVHLWVADEHRYGLLPVIRRCWGLRSVRVHAPYATKYQWGYLYEALEVDGDNRLELLFVPRAQVTTIRLKLLKIGTVILRNTRRIRLLFSSAYPHQQLFATMLGRLNSA from the coding sequence ATGGCCAGACGACTACCTGAGTTGGGAGAGCTGAGGCTCTCGGAACTGAAAGAAGCTTGGAAGAGCGAGCGTCGGGATTGGGCGCGGCAGCGTTTGCGGGTCATCCGCTTGGTGGCGCGGCACGAGCACAGCGCGCAAGAGATTGCCGAGGTGGTCGGGGTGAGTCGTGCCACGGTGTTCAACTATCTGCGGGTGTTTGAAGAAAAGGGTGTGGAAGGTTTGCTGCAACGCGATTACGGCATCGGCCGTCCCGGGTTGATCAGCGGTCGGCTGCAGCGGGAGCTGGTGGAGAAGTTGCGGTGCGGGGCCTTTGTGCGGGCCAAAGACGTGCAGCGCTGGGTGCGGGAGCGCACCGGGCGCACGCTTTCCTTGAACGCCTTGTATTACCAGTTGGGAAAAGTCGGCGGGGTCTTGCGGGTGCCGCGCAAGACCCACGTGCGAAAAGATGAGGCGCAAGTGGCGGCCTTCCGCCAAGAAGCCGCCGAGCGGTTGCTGGCTATGATCGAAGATCCTCAGCGTCCGGTGCACTTGTGGGTGGCTGACGAACATCGTTACGGACTTTTGCCCGTCATCCGCCGGTGCTGGGGGCTGCGCTCGGTGCGGGTTCATGCTCCCTACGCCACCAAGTATCAGTGGGGCTATCTTTACGAGGCCCTGGAGGTCGATGGGGACAACCGGCTCGAACTGCTTTTTGTTCCCCGCGCCCAAGTCACCACCATCCGGCTCAAGTTGCTCAAGATCGGCACGGTCATCTTGCGCAACACGCGCCGCATCCGCCTGCTCTTTTCCAGCGCTTATCCCCACCAGCAACTCTTTGCCACCATGCTCGGGCGCCTCAACTCGGCCTGA